One Curtobacterium sp. MCLR17_032 genomic window carries:
- a CDS encoding polyprenyl synthetase family protein produces MTEEAATVAHIDLALVDECLERFFTVSSARAQAFGRPSEELWRVLRKASMGGKRFRPRMVLTSYTALGGQDVHAASQVAAAYELLHTALVVHDDVIDRDWSRRGRPNVAGAFRDNATTGGLPLPTAEHRGTSAAVIAGDLALAAAPRFIEASGVTGDRRSRLLDLFDDAVFASAAGEMADVDLALGVMPTVAEVLQMERAKTSVYSFEAPLQSGAVLAGAPEPVVAALGAFGREIGIAYQIVDDLLGVFGNEGSTGKTAIGDLREGKRTMLIAYAATTDCWPDLAPYLGDPDLTEERAAGLRALLVECGARDAALDHIREHTALARAELAGLPYELGSRLEGLVTELVERVR; encoded by the coding sequence ATGACCGAGGAAGCGGCCACCGTGGCGCACATCGACCTCGCGCTGGTGGATGAGTGCCTCGAGCGCTTCTTCACGGTGTCGAGCGCCCGAGCCCAGGCCTTCGGCCGACCGTCCGAAGAGCTCTGGCGCGTGCTGCGCAAGGCGAGCATGGGCGGCAAGCGCTTCCGACCGCGCATGGTCCTCACCTCGTACACCGCCCTCGGCGGCCAGGACGTGCACGCCGCGTCACAGGTCGCCGCCGCCTACGAGCTGCTGCACACCGCCCTCGTCGTGCACGACGACGTCATCGACCGGGACTGGTCCCGCCGCGGCCGCCCGAACGTCGCCGGCGCGTTCCGCGACAACGCCACGACCGGGGGACTGCCGCTGCCGACCGCCGAGCACCGGGGCACCAGCGCCGCCGTGATCGCCGGGGACCTGGCGCTCGCCGCCGCCCCGCGCTTCATCGAGGCCAGCGGCGTCACCGGGGACCGTCGTTCCCGACTGCTCGACCTGTTCGACGACGCCGTGTTCGCCAGCGCCGCGGGCGAGATGGCCGACGTCGACCTCGCCCTCGGCGTGATGCCCACCGTCGCCGAGGTCCTGCAGATGGAACGGGCGAAGACGAGTGTCTACAGCTTCGAGGCGCCGCTGCAGTCCGGTGCGGTCCTGGCCGGTGCGCCGGAGCCCGTCGTCGCGGCGCTCGGGGCCTTCGGCCGGGAGATCGGCATCGCGTACCAGATCGTCGACGACCTGCTCGGGGTCTTCGGGAACGAGGGCTCGACCGGCAAGACCGCGATCGGCGACCTCCGCGAGGGCAAGCGCACCATGCTCATCGCCTACGCGGCGACCACCGACTGCTGGCCGGACCTGGCGCCCTACCTCGGCGACCCGGACCTGACCGAGGAACGTGCTGCGGGCCTCCGCGCCCTGCTCGTCGAGTGCGGTGCGCGTGACGCCGCCCTCGACCACATCCGGGAGCACACCGCCCTGGCCCGCGCCGAACTCGCCGGCCTGCCGTACGAGCTCGGCTCCCGGCTCGAGGGCCTCGTCACCGAACTCGTGGAGCGCGTCCGGTGA
- a CDS encoding phytoene/squalene synthase family protein: protein MTSSTTGRRLPLYDATAEAASSVVISRYSTSFGLASRLLTKDTREHIRNVYALVRVADEVVDGPATEAGLDPELARTVLDELEQDTERAMTFGFSVNPVVHAFARTARTVGFGSELTAPFFASMRMDLEQTEHDQASFDAYVYGSAEVVGLMCLRAFVYRAGRPTFDDAVLVDGARALGAAFQKVNFLRDLHADFEVLGRSYFPGVDVRSFDEATKDRLVADVQSDLDRAAVTVPLLPKDARPAVALAHALFQELNDRIAATPADRLVTSRVRVPNPVKARLAARVLSRRGTLPARTVTTPQTGGSS from the coding sequence GTGACCTCGAGCACCACCGGTCGTCGCCTCCCGCTCTACGACGCCACCGCCGAGGCGGCCTCGAGCGTCGTCATCAGCCGCTACTCGACGTCGTTCGGGCTCGCCAGTCGCCTGCTCACGAAGGACACCCGCGAGCACATCCGGAACGTCTACGCCCTGGTCCGGGTCGCGGACGAGGTCGTCGACGGCCCCGCCACCGAGGCCGGCCTCGACCCGGAGCTCGCCCGGACCGTGCTCGACGAGCTCGAGCAGGACACCGAGCGGGCGATGACGTTCGGCTTCTCGGTGAACCCGGTCGTGCACGCGTTCGCCCGGACGGCCCGGACCGTCGGGTTCGGCAGCGAGCTGACGGCACCGTTCTTCGCCTCGATGCGGATGGACCTCGAGCAGACGGAACACGACCAGGCCTCGTTCGACGCGTACGTGTACGGCTCCGCCGAAGTCGTCGGGCTGATGTGCCTGCGCGCGTTCGTGTACCGCGCCGGCCGCCCCACCTTCGACGACGCGGTGCTCGTCGACGGTGCCCGTGCCCTCGGCGCCGCGTTCCAGAAGGTCAACTTCCTGCGCGACCTGCACGCCGACTTCGAGGTGCTCGGTCGCTCGTACTTCCCGGGCGTCGACGTCCGCAGCTTCGACGAGGCCACGAAGGACCGGCTCGTCGCCGACGTCCAGTCCGACCTCGACCGGGCCGCCGTCACCGTCCCGCTGCTGCCGAAGGACGCCCGGCCCGCGGTCGCCCTCGCGCACGCCCTGTTCCAGGAGCTCAACGACCGGATCGCCGCCACCCCGGCGGACCGCCTGGTCACCTCCCGGGTCCGGGTCCCGAACCCCGTGAAGGCGCGGCTCGCCGCGCGTGTCCTCAGCCGTCGCGGCACCCTGCCCGCGCGCACCGTCACCACCCCACAGACTGGAGGCTCGTCATGA
- the crtI gene encoding phytoene desaturase family protein: MSPTHASRPTDAPTTAAAAAAPTSGRAVPVRRAVVIGGGISGLAAAALLARDGFAVTVLEQRTQLGGRAGTWEQDGFRFDTGPSWYLMPEVFDHFFQLLGTSADEQLDLDVLDPGYRVYTEGRDEPIDLRSSREANIALFESIEPGAGAKMAKYLDSAADTYDMAVRRFLYGTFQDLTKLAAPDVLKRMGKLARLLLQPLSSFASNAVKDHRLWQILGYPAVFLGTSPYQAPSMYHLMSHLDLADGVLYPKGGITQVIAAVERVAEAEGAVISTGATVTRIVVEDGHATGVAYRDEAGDEHVVDADLVVSAADLRHTEMELLEQEHRTHDASHWAKRDPGPSAVLVYLGVDGPVPGLLHHTLVFTEDWKENFGAIFGKDRHVPDPASIYVCAPSLTDDSVAPEGQSNLFVLVPLPADVSIGKGGVDGAGDAQVEAIADRAIDVIAERSGVPDLRDRIRVRRTIGPQDFADDLNAWNGSMLGPAHTLAQSAFFREKNASTKVDGLYYVGASTIPGIGLPMCLISAEVLIKRIHGDTSTEPLPTPLRRSVDAPPVRTTG; encoded by the coding sequence ATGAGCCCGACCCACGCCTCCCGTCCGACCGACGCACCGACCACTGCCGCCGCGGCAGCAGCACCGACCAGCGGGCGGGCCGTCCCGGTCCGCCGTGCCGTCGTCATCGGCGGCGGCATCAGCGGCCTGGCGGCCGCCGCCCTGCTCGCCCGCGACGGCTTCGCCGTCACCGTGCTCGAGCAGCGCACCCAGCTCGGCGGCCGGGCCGGCACCTGGGAACAGGACGGCTTCCGGTTCGACACCGGGCCGAGCTGGTACCTGATGCCCGAGGTGTTCGACCACTTCTTCCAGCTGCTCGGCACCAGTGCGGACGAGCAGCTCGACCTCGACGTCCTCGACCCCGGGTACCGCGTGTACACCGAGGGCCGTGACGAGCCGATCGACCTGCGGTCCTCGCGTGAGGCGAACATCGCCCTGTTCGAGTCGATCGAACCCGGTGCCGGTGCGAAGATGGCGAAGTACCTCGACTCCGCCGCCGACACGTACGACATGGCGGTCCGGCGGTTCCTGTACGGCACGTTCCAGGACCTCACGAAGCTCGCCGCCCCCGACGTCCTCAAGCGGATGGGCAAGCTCGCCCGTCTGCTGCTCCAGCCGCTGTCCTCGTTCGCGTCGAACGCCGTGAAGGACCACCGGTTGTGGCAGATCCTCGGCTACCCGGCGGTCTTCCTCGGCACCAGCCCGTACCAGGCGCCGAGCATGTACCACCTGATGAGCCACCTCGACCTGGCCGACGGGGTGCTGTACCCGAAGGGCGGCATCACGCAGGTGATCGCCGCCGTCGAGCGCGTCGCCGAGGCCGAGGGCGCCGTCATCAGCACCGGCGCCACCGTCACCCGGATCGTCGTCGAGGACGGGCACGCCACCGGTGTCGCCTACCGCGACGAAGCGGGGGACGAGCACGTCGTCGACGCCGACCTCGTGGTGAGCGCCGCCGACCTGCGACACACCGAGATGGAGCTCCTCGAGCAGGAGCACCGCACCCACGACGCCTCGCACTGGGCGAAGCGCGACCCGGGCCCCTCCGCGGTGCTCGTGTACCTCGGCGTCGACGGGCCGGTCCCCGGACTGCTGCACCACACGCTGGTGTTCACCGAGGACTGGAAGGAGAACTTCGGCGCCATCTTCGGCAAGGACCGGCACGTGCCGGACCCGGCGTCGATCTACGTCTGCGCGCCCTCGTTGACCGACGACTCGGTCGCACCCGAGGGGCAGAGCAACCTGTTCGTCCTCGTGCCGCTGCCCGCCGACGTCTCGATCGGCAAGGGCGGCGTCGACGGAGCGGGTGACGCCCAGGTGGAGGCGATCGCCGACCGCGCCATCGACGTGATCGCCGAGCGGTCGGGCGTGCCGGACCTCCGTGACCGGATCCGCGTCCGTCGCACGATCGGCCCGCAGGACTTCGCCGACGACCTCAACGCCTGGAACGGCTCGATGCTCGGCCCGGCCCACACCCTGGCGCAGAGTGCGTTCTTCCGTGAGAAGAACGCCTCCACCAAGGTCGACGGGCTCTACTACGTCGGAGCCTCGACGATCCCGGGCATCGGGCTGCCGATGTGCCTGATCAGTGCCGAGGTCCTCATCAAGCGGATCCACGGCGACACCTCGACCGAGCCGCTGCCGACCCCGCTGCGGCGGTCCGTCGACGCGCCGCCGGTACGGACGACGGGCTGA
- a CDS encoding lycopene cyclase domain-containing protein: protein MPGLYLVGLLIAIAGIAVLDARYRLFFWRAPVRAAVVMVIGLVFFLVWDVVGVHLGIFFIGTNGLLTGVLLAPDVPLEELFFLVLLCWTTMDLFGAVRPVVERLRARSVDGPEQNEPEHHEGRA from the coding sequence ATGCCGGGGCTGTACCTCGTCGGCCTCCTCATCGCGATCGCCGGCATCGCGGTGCTCGACGCCCGGTACCGGCTGTTCTTCTGGCGCGCCCCGGTGCGGGCCGCCGTGGTGATGGTCATCGGGCTCGTGTTCTTCCTGGTCTGGGACGTCGTCGGTGTGCACCTCGGCATCTTCTTCATCGGCACGAACGGGCTGCTCACCGGGGTGCTTCTGGCGCCGGACGTGCCGCTCGAGGAGCTGTTCTTCCTGGTGTTGCTCTGCTGGACGACGATGGACCTGTTCGGTGCCGTCCGGCCGGTGGTCGAGCGGCTGCGTGCCCGTTCTGTCGACGGGCCGGAGCAGAACGAGCCGGAGCACCACGAGGGCCGGGCATGA
- a CDS encoding lycopene cyclase domain-containing protein codes for MTGSATYALLAVPFLGAAVLVAVLAGVVSARRRRGDRPGARAGARGPRSAVLAGVVAGVALLVMTGVFNNVIVGLGIVAYDPARVLGARVGLFPVEDLAYSIGAVLLLPSCWVLLERPGPRPGPGPRPSSRPVRSDRRTEPSRRPEETP; via the coding sequence ATGACCGGCTCCGCCACGTACGCGCTGCTCGCGGTGCCGTTCCTCGGGGCCGCCGTGCTCGTCGCGGTCCTGGCCGGCGTCGTGTCGGCGCGGCGACGACGAGGCGATCGCCCCGGTGCCCGTGCCGGTGCGCGAGGTCCCCGGTCCGCCGTCCTCGCCGGGGTCGTCGCCGGCGTCGCGCTGCTCGTGATGACCGGCGTGTTCAACAACGTGATCGTCGGACTCGGCATCGTCGCCTACGACCCGGCACGCGTCCTCGGCGCGCGCGTCGGGCTGTTCCCGGTCGAGGACCTGGCGTACTCGATCGGGGCGGTCCTGCTGCTGCCGAGCTGCTGGGTGCTGCTGGAGCGTCCGGGCCCGCGTCCGGGTCCGGGTCCGCGACCGTCTTCGCGACCGGTACGGTCGGACCGCCGGACCGAGCCGTCCCGCAGACCGGAGGAGACCCCATGA
- a CDS encoding prenyltransferase, giving the protein MTVSRASRPSTLRALFVSSRPISWVNTAYPFAAAYLLGSGVGVAGGGGFSLAAFLVGVVYFLVPYNLAMYGINDVFDYESDLRNPRKGGVEGALLDKSVHRATLWAVVVTNVPFLLVLVLLGGPWSWLALAVSVFAVIAYSAPGLRFKEKPFLDSITSSTHFVSPALYGLALAGGHWTGQLVAVCIAFFVWGIASHAFGAVQDVLADRAGGIGSVATVIGARATVRLAFVAYLVAGVTLLFSAFPGPIAAVVVVPYALNVLPWWNLTDAGAEAANAGWKRFLWINYLAGFIVTMALIGFAFTH; this is encoded by the coding sequence ATGACCGTGAGCCGCGCCTCCAGGCCGTCGACCCTCCGTGCGCTGTTCGTGTCCTCGCGCCCCATCAGCTGGGTGAACACGGCCTACCCGTTCGCCGCCGCGTACCTGCTCGGCAGCGGGGTCGGCGTCGCCGGGGGTGGCGGGTTCTCGTTGGCCGCGTTCCTCGTCGGGGTCGTGTACTTCCTCGTGCCCTACAACCTGGCGATGTACGGCATCAACGACGTCTTCGACTACGAGTCCGACCTGCGCAACCCGCGCAAGGGCGGCGTCGAGGGTGCCCTGCTCGACAAGAGCGTGCACCGCGCGACCCTCTGGGCCGTGGTCGTCACCAACGTGCCGTTCCTGCTGGTGCTCGTGCTGCTCGGGGGGCCGTGGTCGTGGCTCGCCCTGGCGGTCAGCGTGTTCGCCGTCATCGCGTACTCGGCGCCCGGGCTCCGGTTCAAGGAGAAGCCGTTCCTCGACTCGATCACCTCGTCGACGCACTTCGTGTCCCCGGCCCTGTACGGGCTCGCGCTCGCCGGCGGGCACTGGACCGGGCAGCTCGTCGCCGTCTGCATCGCGTTCTTCGTGTGGGGGATCGCCTCGCACGCGTTCGGTGCCGTGCAGGACGTCCTCGCCGACCGGGCCGGGGGGATCGGGTCCGTGGCGACGGTCATCGGTGCCCGCGCGACCGTCCGGCTGGCGTTCGTGGCGTACCTGGTCGCCGGTGTCACGCTGCTGTTCTCGGCGTTCCCGGGGCCGATCGCGGCGGTCGTCGTCGTGCCGTACGCGCTCAACGTGCTGCCGTGGTGGAACCTCACCGACGCCGGGGCCGAGGCGGCGAACGCGGGGTGGAAGCGCTTCCTCTGGATCAACTACCTGGCGGGCTTCATCGTGACGATGGCACTGATCGGCTTCGCCTTCACGCACTGA
- a CDS encoding MBL fold metallo-hydrolase, with amino-acid sequence MLFRDVAEGIHRLELAHTNTYLVETGDRLLVVDAGLPAVWPHLLLAVHDLDYSPDRVEALLLTHGHFDHVGTAARMHREWGTPVFVHPGDRELAAHPYSYRPQQNRFGFVLAHPGGLRPLGRMLLAGAVTVDGIEEVEPLESRADVPGNPWIIETPGHTDGHVALHFADRDAVIAGDALVTFDPYTGGIGPRVVAPAATADMATGVASLDLLVDTEAQHVLPGHGPAWSGGVRAAVAQARRAAGAA; translated from the coding sequence ATGCTGTTCCGGGACGTCGCCGAGGGCATCCACCGCCTCGAGCTCGCACACACCAACACCTACCTGGTCGAGACCGGGGACCGACTGCTCGTCGTCGACGCCGGGCTGCCCGCCGTCTGGCCGCACCTGCTGCTCGCCGTCCACGACCTCGACTACTCCCCCGACCGGGTCGAGGCACTGCTCCTCACGCACGGGCACTTCGACCACGTCGGCACCGCCGCTCGCATGCACCGCGAGTGGGGCACGCCCGTGTTCGTGCACCCGGGCGACCGGGAGCTGGCGGCGCACCCCTACTCGTACCGGCCGCAGCAGAACCGGTTCGGGTTCGTCCTGGCGCACCCCGGCGGTCTGCGGCCCCTCGGGCGGATGCTGCTGGCGGGTGCGGTGACCGTCGACGGCATCGAGGAGGTCGAGCCCCTGGAATCCCGCGCCGACGTCCCCGGCAACCCGTGGATCATCGAGACGCCCGGGCACACGGACGGGCACGTGGCGCTGCACTTCGCCGACCGAGACGCCGTGATCGCCGGCGACGCGCTGGTCACCTTCGACCCCTACACCGGCGGGATCGGGCCGCGGGTCGTGGCGCCCGCGGCGACGGCCGACATGGCGACCGGGGTGGCGTCGCTCGACCTGCTCGTCGACACCGAGGCCCAGCACGTCCTGCCGGGGCACGGGCCGGCCTGGTCGGGCGGGGTGCGGGCCGCGGTGGCGCAGGCGCGGCGGGCGGCCGGCGCGGCCTGA
- a CDS encoding MarR family transcriptional regulator, producing MRTPASDPAARSADRGLRDAARRLSALVGPFRRTLLNASRSEGDLPAVPDAQIEVLRRLDEDGWASPTALGRALGLARSTVSNLVAAMQRDGLVERRLARGDGRSTEVGLTDLARERLRVYDAAAERLLLSALAGLPEADRAVLVAAVPVLTRLQAAIADAAGQPRP from the coding sequence GTGCGCACCCCGGCGAGTGACCCCGCGGCCAGGTCCGCAGACCGCGGGCTCCGCGACGCCGCCCGACGGCTCAGCGCCCTGGTCGGGCCGTTCCGCCGGACGCTCCTCAACGCCTCCCGGTCAGAGGGGGACCTGCCCGCCGTCCCCGACGCCCAGATCGAGGTCCTCCGCCGACTCGACGAAGACGGCTGGGCCAGCCCGACCGCCCTCGGCCGCGCACTCGGCCTCGCCCGCTCCACGGTGAGCAACCTCGTCGCCGCGATGCAGCGGGACGGCCTGGTCGAACGCCGACTCGCGCGTGGCGACGGTCGCAGCACCGAGGTCGGGCTGACCGACCTGGCCCGCGAGCGCCTCCGCGTGTACGACGCGGCGGCCGAGCGGCTGCTGCTCAGCGCCCTGGCCGGGCTGCCGGAGGCCGACCGTGCGGTGCTGGTGGCGGCGGTGCCGGTGTTGACGCGCCTCCAGGCCGCGATCGCGGACGCCGCCGGACAGCCGCGTCCCTGA
- a CDS encoding phenolic acid decarboxylase codes for MDITTSVEHPEPQQDLSGIVGHRFIYTYANGWQYEMYVKNATTIDYRIHTGMVGGRWVKDQTVDLVVLTAGVYKVSWNEPTGTSVVVNVVPGERVLHGTIFFPHWVELDGSKTVLFQNDHLDLMREHRDAGPTYPIYVVPEFAHITLFEHVGEDDETIVDTAPADLPAGFADRTN; via the coding sequence ATGGACATCACCACGAGCGTCGAACACCCCGAACCCCAGCAGGACCTCTCCGGCATCGTCGGACACCGGTTCATCTACACGTACGCCAACGGCTGGCAGTACGAGATGTACGTCAAGAACGCCACGACGATCGACTACCGCATCCACACCGGCATGGTCGGCGGCCGCTGGGTCAAGGACCAGACGGTCGACCTGGTCGTCCTGACCGCCGGCGTCTACAAGGTGTCCTGGAACGAGCCGACCGGCACCAGCGTCGTCGTGAACGTCGTCCCCGGTGAGCGGGTGCTGCACGGCACGATCTTCTTCCCGCACTGGGTGGAACTCGACGGCAGCAAGACCGTGCTGTTCCAGAACGACCACCTCGACCTGATGCGCGAGCACCGCGACGCCGGCCCCACGTACCCGATCTACGTCGTGCCGGAGTTCGCCCACATCACGCTGTTCGAACACGTGGGCGAGGACGACGAGACGATCGTCGACACGGCTCCCGCGGACCTCCCGGCCGGGTTCGCCGACCGGACCAACTGA
- a CDS encoding alpha/beta hydrolase translates to MTATTGPAPIALDHHGASLRGWQWNAVDGGTDAPLVLFVHGFGSNATGSQQLFVQAARALAARGAGVRSYDRLGHGFSDGDFADITIGDEVDQVVAMVRALATDAGSRPVHLVAHSLGGVESVLAAARVPDLVASLTLWSPAGVVVDDIVGKDEIQGQPLAPARERGWFDFGGMALGTAFLDEVRAGLDVWGPASDYPGPAVVVHGTGDTIVPVEYGRRYAALLPGATYVEVDGADHGWSSVPWRTGLVDRLLRTVGLA, encoded by the coding sequence GTGACGGCCACGACGGGCCCCGCGCCGATCGCCCTCGACCACCACGGTGCCTCCCTGCGCGGGTGGCAGTGGAACGCGGTCGACGGCGGGACGGACGCGCCCCTGGTGCTGTTCGTGCACGGCTTCGGCAGCAACGCGACCGGCTCACAGCAGCTGTTCGTGCAGGCCGCCCGCGCGCTCGCCGCCCGCGGCGCCGGGGTCCGCTCGTACGACCGGCTCGGCCACGGGTTCAGCGACGGGGACTTCGCCGACATCACGATCGGCGACGAGGTCGACCAGGTCGTCGCGATGGTCCGAGCCCTGGCGACGGACGCGGGATCGCGGCCGGTGCACCTCGTCGCCCACAGCCTGGGCGGGGTCGAGTCCGTCCTCGCCGCGGCCCGGGTGCCGGACCTCGTCGCTTCGTTGACGCTCTGGTCGCCCGCCGGCGTCGTGGTGGACGACATCGTCGGCAAGGACGAGATCCAGGGCCAGCCACTCGCCCCGGCCCGCGAGCGTGGCTGGTTCGACTTCGGGGGCATGGCCCTCGGCACGGCGTTCCTCGACGAGGTCCGCGCCGGCCTCGACGTCTGGGGTCCCGCCTCGGACTACCCGGGCCCCGCCGTCGTCGTGCACGGCACCGGCGACACGATCGTCCCCGTGGAGTACGGCCGCCGGTACGCGGCACTGCTGCCGGGAGCGACGTACGTCGAGGTCGACGGCGCCGACCACGGCTGGTCCTCCGTGCCGTGGCGCACCGGACTGGTCGACCGCCTGCTCCGGACCGTCGGGCTGGCCTGA
- a CDS encoding YihY/virulence factor BrkB family protein — protein MAKASQKPSPDDPRKPDSPTDLTKPSFTYTLKKTLREFTSDQCTDLAASLTYYTVLALFPGLLAIVSILGLVSNPSDTINTLLQVIRNAGGGDVAKLLEEPINGLVRSPAAPVTFIVGLLGALWSASGYVGAFGRAMNRIYNVREGRPIWKLRPTMLGVTVTTVVLLVVGLFALVSGPLARSFGDLIGLGDAAALVLSIVQWPILLVIMIVIVAVLYYWSPNVRQSKFKWVSGGAIVAIVIWILASVGFGFYVGNFSNYNATYGSLGGVIIFLLWIWITNNALLFGAEFDAELERGRELQAGIHAEEDIQLPERDTRQIEKQDEKRAEDVLQGIRIRESAGRTKDDD, from the coding sequence ATGGCGAAGGCATCGCAGAAGCCGTCCCCGGACGACCCCCGGAAGCCGGACAGCCCGACGGACCTCACGAAGCCGTCGTTCACGTACACGCTCAAGAAGACCCTGCGTGAGTTCACGAGCGACCAGTGCACCGACCTGGCTGCGAGCCTGACGTACTACACGGTCCTCGCGCTCTTCCCCGGACTGCTGGCGATCGTGTCCATCCTCGGACTCGTCTCGAACCCGAGCGACACGATCAACACGCTGCTCCAGGTCATCCGGAACGCCGGCGGTGGCGACGTCGCGAAGCTGCTGGAGGAGCCGATCAACGGCCTGGTCCGCTCGCCCGCCGCCCCGGTGACGTTCATCGTCGGTCTGCTCGGTGCGCTGTGGTCGGCGTCCGGCTACGTCGGTGCCTTCGGCCGGGCGATGAACCGCATCTACAACGTCCGCGAGGGGCGCCCGATCTGGAAGCTCCGCCCGACGATGCTCGGCGTCACCGTGACCACGGTGGTCCTGCTGGTCGTCGGCCTGTTCGCCCTGGTCTCCGGCCCCCTGGCACGCAGCTTCGGTGACCTCATCGGCCTCGGCGACGCCGCCGCCCTGGTGCTGTCGATCGTGCAGTGGCCGATCCTGCTCGTCATCATGATCGTCATCGTCGCGGTGCTCTACTACTGGTCGCCGAACGTCCGGCAGTCGAAGTTCAAGTGGGTCAGCGGCGGTGCGATCGTCGCGATCGTCATCTGGATCCTCGCCAGTGTCGGCTTCGGCTTCTACGTCGGCAACTTCTCGAACTACAACGCCACGTACGGCTCGCTCGGTGGCGTGATCATCTTCCTGCTGTGGATCTGGATCACGAACAACGCGCTGCTGTTCGGCGCCGAGTTCGACGCCGAGCTCGAGCGCGGCCGCGAACTGCAGGCCGGCATCCACGCCGAAGAGGACATCCAGCTCCCCGAGCGCGACACCCGCCAGATCGAGAAGCAGGACGAGAAGCGCGCCGAGGACGTCCTGCAGGGCATCCGCATCCGCGAGAGCGCCGGCCGCACCAAGGACGACGACTGA
- a CDS encoding SDR family oxidoreductase, which translates to MTDTAPPVSAPTPDNDRPVALVTGATRGIGRAIAEDLGRTHHVLVGGRDAEAVATVVAALPSAEPFVGDLGAGDMPAVPSWVDVLVHSAGVEQGTRVADTPRDTWEAVFATNVFAVAELTRVALPGLRAARGIVVTINSGSGFTAGAGGGVYAASKFALRAFTDALREEERANGVRVSSVHPGRTDSDMQRALTEKLGEDYDTDYYLAPSDVADAVRTVIDLPERGTVEMLSIRPSRRR; encoded by the coding sequence GTGACCGACACCGCGCCTCCCGTCTCCGCCCCCACCCCCGACAACGACCGCCCGGTCGCCCTCGTCACCGGCGCGACCCGGGGGATCGGCCGGGCGATCGCCGAGGACCTGGGCCGGACGCACCACGTGCTCGTCGGCGGACGCGACGCCGAGGCGGTCGCCACGGTCGTCGCCGCGCTGCCGAGTGCGGAGCCGTTCGTCGGCGACCTCGGGGCCGGCGACATGCCCGCCGTGCCGAGCTGGGTCGACGTCCTCGTGCACTCCGCCGGCGTCGAGCAGGGCACCCGCGTCGCGGACACCCCGCGCGACACGTGGGAGGCCGTCTTCGCCACCAACGTGTTCGCGGTCGCGGAACTCACCCGGGTCGCGCTGCCGGGGCTCCGGGCCGCGCGGGGGATCGTCGTGACGATCAACAGCGGGTCCGGGTTCACCGCCGGAGCCGGGGGCGGCGTGTACGCGGCGTCGAAGTTCGCGCTCCGGGCGTTCACCGACGCGCTGCGCGAAGAGGAGCGGGCGAACGGCGTCCGGGTGTCGAGCGTGCACCCGGGCCGGACCGACTCGGACATGCAGCGTGCCCTCACCGAGAAGCTCGGCGAGGACTACGACACCGACTACTACCTCGCGCCGTCCGACGTCGCCGATGCCGTCCGGACCGTGATCGACCTGCCGGAGCGTGGCACGGTCGAGATGCTCTCGATCCGTCCGTCCCGCCGGCGCTGA